The sequence below is a genomic window from Tubulanus polymorphus chromosome 1, tnTubPoly1.2, whole genome shotgun sequence.
aaatctcaAATTTCTCTTTATGCCTATATTTTCCAGCTCTTAGTGGACGTTTCTTTGTGACTGCTTTACCCACTATCTATCAGTGAGTAAAAACGCATCAGTTCGGATGATGAAATTAACGTTGAATCCGATGATCTAGTTTTCGTATTCCTTATTTTTATAGCGTAAAAGATGGTATTTTTCGAGTATATCGCGGTGACAGGAGCGAAATGGCTTTCGTCGATTATGTAAAACAGCAAAAATGGAAGGATGTTGAAGCAATTCCGTGGTATCAGAGTCCTGACGCCTATCAGTAAGTATCTACCTTTACTGAAATTCATCTCAGAAGTTACATTATTTCTTGATAGATTTAACTAATTTTGAATCTATTTTCAGTATGTCTCTGGTCAGCTCCTTCTTCAAGGCATCTGTATTTATCAGGGTAAATTGTGATATCAGAAATCTAGTAGATCTCAGGATCGAGTTCCACACTTGTGTGTTCAGATTTGACTCTAGTAAAACATATTGTAATAAGATTGAGTCAACTCGGATCGTGAACATACAtataactcagaactgtgtattttatttctatttcagaatATGCACAATTACATCACTGAAGATTTTGGAATTCCGGTTTGGGGTTCTTACCTATTTTTTGCAGTACTAACAATAATAGCTGGGCTGTTGTTAGCCTTGGTGAGTTTAATTACTGGTATTTTCAGTATGAATCGACATTACTTCGAAGATTCATTAAGTGAAACTGATGAATCGTGTTTTTCTGTTGTAGTTATTGGTGTGTTTATGTGATTGTATATTCCCTGTAATAGATGTTaaaccagcagcagcagcatctgCCGTAATCAATAGTGCCGATGATAAGGTCAGTACGTAGAAACAAACTTCTTAAGAGTTCCTATGTACATAATGCTGAAGAATCAGCGAAGAGATTTCATGGTTATTTTAACTTAACGACAATtgtttctttcatttttaggaTGAAGATGTAGTTGATGATGACAGCGATGATAAACAGACTGAACCTGTCTCTCTTCGGAAGAGGAAAATCAAAGCAACAATCGACTAAGAAACAGTTGAATCGTGGAAATTCTTGATAATTTCAATGTTGATTTTGTACAGGATTCAGTTTGACAGTTGTCATCAAAGTTTGACTCAAGagtttgaaaatcagttcatttttgctgtttaaaaaaactattgagtcaaattttaactgtggaactgggaacAGATTTATAAATCATATCTTGTGGTGTTTGCTTTGCTTCTAC
It includes:
- the LOC141911104 gene encoding thioredoxin-related transmembrane protein 1-like, giving the protein MSSSSSLFILFKCAIIASVVADSVVNLNENTWDEMLTGEWMVEFFAPWCPACRSLAPHWQQFAKNAKTLNIKIAHVDITENPALSGRFFVTALPTIYHVKDGIFRVYRGDRSEMAFVDYVKQQKWKDVEAIPWYQSPDAYHMSLVSSFFKASVFIRNMHNYITEDFGIPVWGSYLFFAVLTIIAGLLLALLLVCLCDCIFPVIDVKPAAAASAVINSADDKDEDVVDDDSDDKQTEPVSLRKRKIKATID